Part of the Engystomops pustulosus chromosome 4, aEngPut4.maternal, whole genome shotgun sequence genome is shown below.
ATACGCGCCTTGTAGCCATCCAGGCAGATACAGCCACAGGTCAGAGCCTCTCGATGTATCCGGAGGGACAGGGATTTCATCATATGCTGATGTCCATACCCGCTCCCTGATGCTCTCATAGCTGACATCTGACTCCTCTTATAGTCTCAGCCATCAGTGGGAAACTTCAGATTTAAAATGAAATTTTATGGTAAATCTGAAGTTCTCCCTATTGTAAGAATGAGCCCATACAGGAATGGATGACAGCCAGAAAGCTACAGCTCCCAGCGCACACTGTGGAGCACAGACGTGTAGCAGCACCCCAGCCTCAAGCGATTACATATGAGGTAGTACAGGGAGCTGCTGTACTAAATACAACTGTATACTCACATCTATCTGCCCATAGGGTTGATCTTGGAGAAAAGTTTGGAGTCTGAGGCACCAGTGGAGGAATAAAACTTCCCTTTTATGACCACATCATATTAAAATCACAATTTTATATAGATTttgcgaattttttttttttttaaaaatctgctggGAAAGGCAAAAATCTAATACAGTCAGAAGACAGTACAGTACAGTCAATCTCTCTTTCTGCACTTTTGAGACCAGGTCATACAGCTTCCACGTGAAACACATTTTCTTAACACTAAAGTTCTGTTAGTGAGACCAGAACAGCGGTGAAAGGGTATGAAACTGTAGTGTGAAAGACATCGATTTGTATAGACTAAACCGTCTGATGTCACAACTGTCTCCACATTGCTGTGCGTCTAGACTTCAATAAAATGGCAGCCAAGCATGCAGGTTCTCTTGTGTTACAACGTCGTGTTTTACTGGTGACGTAATCATTAGGCGACCACGTCGAAACGGAAGTGAGTTAGTGCCCTCCCTCCCTTCAATCATTAACTCTGTCGCTGCTGGAGCAGtctctgcagtgtaatatgcGGCTGACCCTAACCCTGCATTACTGTGAGTACAGCGAGTCTCTCGGTTTCCTGGAGAGGTGTGTGTATGGAGGAGCTAAAGAGAACAGAGGAGGCAGGCAGAGTGCCGGGGAGTAGCTCCCATTGAGATGAGGATCTCCTGTGCTGTAGTCCAAGACATTgaatttgaaaaacaaaaaaaagtttgtatCTTATGTGTGTATGTTATCGTATGTGTATGTTATATACGCACGTATCGTACATGTACGTGTGTGGTATATACGCACATATCGTACGTGTATGGTATAAATCATTGTATCATAAGTGGTGtcttatatatgtgtgcactgcacATCGCCCCCTGACTACCTGGTTGTTCAGAGAACTACAGCCCAACCCCATTAACTCTATTTACTCAtgataaggctgcggtcacacgtggtgttttggacCCATTTTTGCACCGTTTTTAAGCTGTCCATTAAAAACGCAAGCCTTTTTGAAAAAAAGCATtaatttttgaccagttttaattatgaTAATTGAGAAAACCGGACTGCTTAAGAACAGGCcaaaaaactgtttcaaaacgccaagtgtgacCGAACCCATTTTCTTCCTCTGCCTGGAAACCACAGATCTCATGTTCCTTTTTGCGGTCATTGTGCCTTTTTATAGTTTCTGGGTCGTTTGTCTGCATAATCTGCCCGCATGTTATCCATTTTTTGCAGTTAAGAAAAACAAAGTGGAAGGCTGGCAATGTGGATGGCACACGGGTggcatatgtattttttttatcttccaaTGGATTGCTGTAGGAAGCTGCAGACAGGCTGCCATCTCATACATGGTGCTGAGGAaaccacagctgtgtgtatgaggacatagaaatACACGCAAACTGTAAAAACAATGTCTAGCACACATCTGTTTTTATTTCTTTGAAGACCATGTCTCCATCttgtttttcacttcccacattccaaaagccACATATTATTTACTTATTCTGTTTACATGAAGGCTCATTGTccgcaggacaaattgtacctcCTAGTAGAATCATTTAATATTTTCTCatgtggctttcactgtgcagtccaaatgacacatcccctttattattTAGGTCAGTAGCATCATGGAAATGCCTACTTTATAAAGGTTTAGATACGTCTACCTAATATTTAATTTGGGAACTGTACACTTTtgcaaaatggcagaaaaaaaatattgataattATTGTTGGCAACAATAGCACAAGCTTATGGTGTTGCTACGACAGCTGGTAACCTGTTGGAGATTCCTTtggctgagggtgcgttcacatgtggcatttacaaATGCTGGggaaagatttgcctaattacattgctgttttaTAAACACAAAGTTAACAGCAGTGTAATTAGGCAAAActcctaaaaattaaaaaaaaaaaaaaagtgtacaaaaaaaaaaaaaatttagtttcaCCATCTCCTGACCctaatacctttttcatactgtgctgtacagagctgtgtaagacaTAATTTCTTGTGAgataagctgacattttcattgctagcaTTTTGTGGACTGTGCGAACTTTTGATCGCTTCTAAAAAATTTTATGTTATGTTAATTTCTGTAAAAGTCACGTTTCGGACATTTTGGGCCTATTTTCCGTTATGATtgtggatgcggtgatacctaacatgtttgtaatttttactgtttatttagttttatatcaattctggggaaagggggttgatttgtttttgttttttttaattgtttatttttattttttaccatatttatttatttatttatttttttttagaccctctatggtactttaacccttgatggtctgatcattcactatgtactgcaatactattaTGTGGACAAGTTGAAGATGTATTGGTAGGCGGACcattagaggctactggggcgtggaatagctgcGCGGTATAGCCCCAGCAGTTCCTCATAGCTGCGCGacaaagatatctggtaggaggatgtgaggattagcccaacaAATGCACCTACcaaccgatctacctttataggtagatccgtggtggtaggtttcctttaaatgcaacGCCTGCAATAACATTTGCAAGCCCTCATATAACTCTCTAAACCTATCACCAACTTTTTTACAAGAGCCCTATTAACACCTTTAAgggaatttaaaggacatctaccaccaggatgaaagactgtatgcaaatgagcctgagcggctccatcaacacctatgcagcctggagcccctcaggctcatttggatacagtccttcatcctggttgtagatgcacTTGAATATACTTTGGCAAAGTCATCATAACTTTGTAGAGTTGTGGACATCTGTgactttttattgtttattaatacATTTACTCTTACATGTTTCCTCAGAATGGACCAAGTGGTGCTGAGTTATGGAGATTGTCTTTTGCGGTCTTCAGATGTTGCCCTTCTAGACGGCCCTCACTGGCTGAATGATAACATCATTGGTTTTATTTTTGAATTCTTGGCATCCACGTTAGCCCCATCAACAGCTAAAAGAGTTGCCCTCCTCAGTCCGGAGGTGAGCCAGTTTATAAAATGTTGCGGGAATGATGTGCAAGAATTTTTACAGCCTCTGGACTTGCCAAAGAAAGACCTGGTTCTGCTGCCTGTTAATGATAATGCTGGGACTGAAGCAGGGGGTACACATTGGAGCCTTCTGGCCTATCTTCGTAGTGCCCGTGAATTTCTTCATTATGACTCGGCACCAGGCACTAATGCCCCACATGCCCGACTCATGGCCAGAAACCTAAGTAGTATGCTTGCTGGTAAGCCACATTATCGGGAAGAAGAAGCCCCAGCCCAACATAACAGCTATGACTGTGGCATGTACGTAGTGTGTGTGGCACAAGCTCTGTGTGAGCAGTATTTTCGGGGAGGCAACAATCTGAGTCTGCAGAtcatcacacctcagtatgttaCACTGAAGCGCAGCGAATGGAAAGAAATAATTAGGGGGCTGGGAAGCCACTCTAAAGCTACATGTGGACCTTAAAGAGGATTATATCGGACACATATAGAATATCTGCTCAGGTCCTAAGAGATGCCAGTAGAAAGATTGTTAGAAATATCCAGATCATAACAGATTTCAATATTATATTTGGTTTTGACAATAGTTTGGATGTAGACAAGAATGCATCCAGCTGCTGTGGTATTTCCTGGTATctataaataaaatgtgaattaTGGACTATATCTGTGTATGGAAAATATTCTAATATTTTAACAAGATTTAATAAAATATCAGATTATAACGGTTTACCACATGGACCATCCACAGCAAACTACAGTGCACAAGTTTATGAAGGTAAATTGAATTTCCAAAAAGAATTACTGTGGAAATAAAATGAATGAGACATAGTCTGAGTCAtctgtgaaaaataaaaagttcagaCTATGACATACTCTACTCTTGTCAGTTGTATAACATAACAAGCGTGGGCCCTGATCTTTTACAGATATTGTATTTAATGCAGGGATGTGCCCTCTATTGAATAACCAGATGGCACATTCCCAGTTTTGCAGCTTTCACCTGGGCTGTTACAAGCCCtgaaatgtgtgtataaatgttgtAGGTTATCCTTGAAGATACTACATGATGTTGGCACAAGAATAATATAAATTGAAATGTATTACAATGTCTTATTTAGCTGAATAAGAAGACATTATGTAAACCAACAAACTATGCAAAAATCACATGGAATACTTCAGTGTATCCACAAGGTGGCGCTGTTATACTCTGGATGTTACATGCATGTAAGACAGTTACAAGTGGTtcaatttttattgtaatttgaATCTTTTGGACATTAATGACAGAGCACAATTCTagagtattatacatataaaaaaagctAATCCACTCACAAATATATAATATGCCTACTACTTCATATACGGGAATTGCTCCCTATTGTCACCACCATGAACTGTAGTGTGCATTTGCAATTTTACTTGTTCTGATGGGGTGTATTTCTTAAAATGGAAATATAAATGGGTCACAATTTGTACCAAAAACTATActcatttatcaagggttttagaaGTTTAACTATAGACAGTCCCAGACCTCCACACTCCGTACCCTCTGAGAATCATACGAGTTCAATGTATTTATTATTGATCAATTGCTATAGAAAAGACAGTCCACATTTATCAGTCTTTTTCATGCATGTTCTATGCACATGCAAAACACTTTGAAATGCactttttttgtatgaaaaactCAATCCACACCTACTTTTGGCTttaaaactgcaccaaaaaacaAGTAGACAAAcccacaaaataaaatattttgcaaatccaaattgtcacagggacaaaatatacctgttctgacttacaaattcgacttaaaaaAGGGTGTGGGGGGGAGGCTTTGTGGGAATAAGTGCATGTTcgaaaaatatgtaaatgtctAAACTGAGTTGAGAAGGTTCATTTAGACGACAGAAACTTACTGATTATTCACACATctgttatttgttatttttttttctcttcttggcTTTAATGATTTTCACAGATGCCTCACTCAAGAATTAATTTCTATGTCCATCCTCATACTTCTCTTGTTTTCAACTGTGAACTTGTGGACCACAGAATAGTAATCTATTTGCAGATGTGaaaaggtcacagcctggtcagcctgacaagctgtacaggagcacaaacatggagacagtctgcagctcaaacaggtcacatgttttttgaaatgcatgcaaacctaagtccagcccctgtgactaccccaggatt
Proteins encoded:
- the SENP8 gene encoding sentrin-specific protease 8 isoform X1, encoding MLIKYNQSGGSGANITPPRHGGDTSVWMGWPSATSCPRAACRMDQVVLSYGDCLLRSSDVALLDGPHWLNDNIIGFIFEFLASTLAPSTAKRVALLSPEVSQFIKCCGNDVQEFLQPLDLPKKDLVLLPVNDNAGTEAGGTHWSLLAYLRSAREFLHYDSAPGTNAPHARLMARNLSSMLAGKPHYREEEAPAQHNSYDCGMYVVCVAQALCEQYFRGGNNLSLQIITPQYVTLKRSEWKEIIRGLGSHSKATCGP
- the SENP8 gene encoding sentrin-specific protease 8 isoform X2 — translated: MDQVVLSYGDCLLRSSDVALLDGPHWLNDNIIGFIFEFLASTLAPSTAKRVALLSPEVSQFIKCCGNDVQEFLQPLDLPKKDLVLLPVNDNAGTEAGGTHWSLLAYLRSAREFLHYDSAPGTNAPHARLMARNLSSMLAGKPHYREEEAPAQHNSYDCGMYVVCVAQALCEQYFRGGNNLSLQIITPQYVTLKRSEWKEIIRGLGSHSKATCGP